One window from the genome of Pseudomonadota bacterium encodes:
- a CDS encoding ankyrin repeat domain-containing protein, producing MSDTDWNYRVIWASTKGDVEKLREALENGADCDAQDYLGTTAIIWAAYNGHADCVKILIEANADINGKDSLGRTASFWAASEGHKDCLRHLVAAHADITIADSGGNTALSSALKQEHADCAALLRHALDISGIKSDQHQNLRRYIKSNKPAP from the coding sequence ATGTCCGACACGGATTGGAATTATCGCGTCATTTGGGCCTCCACCAAAGGCGATGTTGAAAAATTGCGGGAGGCTCTGGAGAACGGCGCCGACTGCGATGCCCAAGATTATCTGGGCACAACAGCCATCATATGGGCGGCCTATAACGGCCATGCCGATTGCGTCAAAATTCTTATCGAAGCCAATGCCGACATCAACGGGAAAGACAGTCTGGGCAGAACAGCCTCATTCTGGGCGGCAAGCGAAGGGCATAAGGATTGCCTGCGGCATCTTGTTGCCGCACATGCGGATATTACTATCGCCGATTCAGGCGGTAATACCGCCTTATCCAGCGCCTTAAAACAAGAACACGCCGATTGCGCCGCGCTTTTACGACACGCTTTAGACATCTCCGGCATCAAATCAGACCAACATCAAAACTTGCGCCGTTATATAAAGTCAAACAAGCCCGCACCTTAA
- a CDS encoding DUF692 family protein, with protein sequence MTYETVRTGIAFFPNDAARPVYQQLIDTGHVAALEWTVDTQSITAADQKILQSYAEKQSLVGHGVHYSVLSVGGEKQRRTWLERLKTCPWTAHYTQLSVHFGFSSGWIFKYGAPLPVPYSQEAVAIGHKNMATLAQALPCRIGLENLALGFCRKDAENQGAFLEELLAPFQGYLLLDLHNLYCQAKNFTIELPALLKTYPLKHVEEMHISGGSWSRGSHTKNIRRDTHDHAVPDEVWDILPTALEACPNLKYIFLEQLPHTLGNKEAANAYITDYKKLVKIVKG encoded by the coding sequence ATGACCTATGAAACCGTGCGCACGGGAATTGCATTTTTTCCAAATGATGCGGCGCGGCCTGTCTATCAACAACTGATTGATACGGGGCATGTTGCCGCCCTTGAATGGACGGTAGACACGCAATCAATCACAGCAGCAGACCAGAAAATTCTGCAAAGCTACGCTGAAAAACAATCATTGGTCGGTCACGGCGTACATTACTCTGTTTTATCCGTAGGAGGAGAAAAACAACGCCGCACATGGCTTGAAAGGTTAAAGACATGCCCATGGACAGCACATTACACACAACTATCTGTGCATTTCGGCTTTTCAAGCGGCTGGATATTCAAATATGGCGCTCCCTTACCTGTTCCCTATTCACAAGAAGCCGTTGCCATCGGTCATAAAAATATGGCGACGCTTGCCCAAGCACTACCATGCCGCATCGGCCTGGAAAACCTTGCGCTAGGCTTCTGCCGGAAAGATGCTGAAAATCAGGGCGCTTTCTTAGAAGAGTTACTAGCACCTTTTCAAGGGTATTTACTGCTTGATCTGCACAATCTCTATTGTCAGGCAAAGAACTTTACAATAGAACTTCCAGCTCTTCTCAAAACGTATCCGCTAAAGCATGTGGAAGAAATGCATATCTCCGGCGGTAGCTGGTCACGCGGTAGCCATACAAAAAATATTCGCCGGGATACACATGATCATGCCGTCCCTGATGAAGTCTGGGATATATTGCCCACCGCTTTAGAGGCCTGCCCCAATTTAAAATATATCTTTCTGGAACAACTACCGCACACTCTTGGCAACAAAGAGGCCGCCAATGCATATATTACGGATTACAAAAAACTTGTGAAGATCGTGAAAGGTTGA
- a CDS encoding leucyl aminopeptidase, with protein MKVTFSSTQSDKRDAVVVTSLSSAKLRNAAVALDTKTGGALTRAVRATGFKGNAGQNISISGPANEDAKHVVIAGLGKSAELDGKKLQANGKSLTAIFNQNGVKKVDVELDSVRGTKAADMAAEMALGATLESYSFDKYKTGAKKKDERVLNFVVDDPAAAEKAFEKLSATAKGVFLTKDLSNEPPNVLYPESFADRVVDEFKGSNVTVRVLDEAEMEKLGMGALLGVGQGSERPSRLVVMEYNGAPDTASDDEKRPVAFVGKGITFDTGGISLKSGGGRTMKYDMCGAAAVVGAMKTLSERGAGSNVVGVIALAENMPSGSAQRPDDVVTSMSGKTVEIVNTDAEGRLVLIDALTYVQQKHDPKVVVDLATLTGAIISALGSEHAGLFTNSDSLSDKLLEAGTKTDEKLWRMPVGGAYADGLKSNIADLMHMGGKAGSSSAASFLEKFIDDGREWAHLDIAGTAFSSEATGYGVRLLDQFVAENYETQKAKPKRTAQSSLKK; from the coding sequence ATGAAAGTCACTTTCTCATCCACACAATCAGATAAACGTGATGCCGTTGTCGTCACTTCACTATCCTCCGCCAAGCTGCGTAATGCGGCAGTGGCGCTGGATACCAAAACGGGCGGTGCGCTGACCCGCGCAGTCAGGGCCACGGGCTTTAAAGGCAATGCCGGGCAGAATATCAGCATTTCCGGTCCCGCGAATGAAGATGCAAAACATGTCGTTATTGCCGGATTAGGCAAATCCGCAGAACTGGATGGTAAAAAACTGCAGGCAAACGGTAAAAGCCTGACGGCGATTTTTAACCAGAACGGCGTGAAAAAAGTCGATGTCGAGCTGGATAGCGTGCGCGGCACGAAAGCGGCGGATATGGCTGCGGAAATGGCTTTGGGTGCCACGCTGGAATCCTACAGCTTTGACAAATATAAAACCGGCGCGAAAAAGAAAGATGAGCGCGTGTTGAATTTTGTCGTTGATGATCCGGCTGCAGCCGAGAAAGCTTTTGAGAAGCTGAGTGCGACGGCGAAAGGGGTCTTCCTGACAAAAGATCTGAGCAATGAACCGCCGAATGTGCTTTATCCCGAAAGCTTTGCCGACCGCGTGGTTGACGAGTTTAAAGGCAGTAACGTCACCGTCCGCGTGTTGGACGAGGCAGAGATGGAAAAACTGGGTATGGGTGCGCTTCTTGGCGTTGGTCAAGGCTCCGAGCGCCCGTCGCGTCTGGTTGTGATGGAATATAACGGTGCGCCGGATACGGCCTCCGATGATGAAAAACGCCCGGTCGCCTTTGTCGGTAAAGGCATTACCTTTGATACCGGCGGGATCTCGCTGAAATCAGGCGGCGGCCGTACAATGAAATATGATATGTGCGGTGCGGCGGCTGTTGTCGGTGCAATGAAAACACTGTCGGAACGCGGCGCAGGCTCCAATGTTGTCGGCGTGATCGCGCTGGCGGAAAATATGCCGTCAGGCTCCGCGCAGCGTCCGGATGATGTTGTGACCTCGATGTCCGGCAAAACGGTCGAAATCGTCAATACCGATGCGGAAGGTCGCTTGGTGCTGATTGATGCGCTGACCTATGTACAGCAAAAACATGATCCGAAAGTTGTGGTTGATCTTGCCACGCTGACCGGCGCGATTATCTCCGCACTGGGCAGCGAACATGCCGGATTGTTCACCAATAGCGACAGCTTGTCCGACAAGCTGCTCGAGGCCGGCACAAAAACCGATGAAAAGCTTTGGCGCATGCCGGTTGGCGGTGCTTATGCCGATGGTTTGAAATCAAACATTGCCGATCTGATGCATATGGGCGGCAAGGCCGGCAGTTCCTCTGCCGCGTCTTTCCTTGAAAAATTCATTGATGACGGCCGCGAATGGGCGCATCTGGATATTGCGGGAACGGCGTTCAGCAGCGAAGCCACAGGTTACGGCGTGCGTTTGCTGGACCAGTTTGTTGCGGAAAATTACGAAACGCAAAAAGCAAAACCAAAGCGCACGGCGCAAAGCTCGCTGAAAAAATAA
- a CDS encoding fatty acid desaturase, with protein sequence MAPKDTIQKTIDEKAIMAELNKFCVADNKRAVLELLFTITAFTAIFTLMVLGLEGQYWMTVLGLFPAAVLMVRIFTLQHDCGHGSFFTSTKANDILGCILGVFTLSPYYYWRKNHNVHHAFSGNLERRGIGDVNTLTIAEYKALPFFKRTWYRLYRNPYFMLIIAPIALFFVKHRVPLDNPFHSWKSWKNIMLSNLGLVAVITAIVYFLGWKALFFVALPVSWLASSLGVLIFYIQHQFEDMYWREHKDWSYFNAGWKGSAYFEFGRFPSWLICNINIHHIHHLNSRIPFYRLRECFETVPVLQTVPKRTFKDIPKCLTLALWDEDNQKMVGFSALR encoded by the coding sequence ATGGCCCCGAAGGATACAATCCAGAAGACGATTGATGAAAAAGCCATCATGGCTGAACTCAATAAATTTTGTGTTGCCGATAATAAAAGAGCCGTTTTGGAACTTTTATTCACAATAACAGCTTTCACCGCCATTTTTACCCTGATGGTTCTCGGGCTGGAAGGGCAGTACTGGATGACGGTTCTGGGATTATTCCCGGCGGCTGTGCTGATGGTGCGGATTTTTACCTTGCAGCATGATTGCGGTCACGGCTCGTTTTTTACCTCGACCAAGGCCAATGATATTCTCGGCTGTATTCTGGGCGTGTTTACGCTGTCGCCTTATTATTACTGGCGCAAGAACCATAATGTGCATCATGCTTTTTCCGGCAATCTTGAACGGCGCGGCATCGGTGATGTCAACACGCTGACAATCGCGGAATATAAAGCGCTGCCGTTTTTTAAGCGGACATGGTACCGCCTTTACCGGAACCCGTATTTTATGCTGATTATCGCGCCGATCGCGCTGTTTTTTGTGAAGCATCGCGTGCCGCTGGATAACCCGTTCCATTCATGGAAAAGCTGGAAGAATATCATGCTTAGCAATCTGGGGCTGGTTGCGGTGATTACGGCGATTGTTTATTTCCTCGGCTGGAAGGCGTTGTTCTTTGTCGCGCTGCCGGTCAGCTGGCTTGCCAGCTCTCTGGGTGTGTTGATCTTTTATATCCAGCACCAGTTTGAAGACATGTATTGGCGTGAGCATAAGGACTGGAGTTATTTCAACGCCGGATGGAAGGGCAGCGCCTATTTTGAATTTGGCCGTTTCCCCAGCTGGCTGATCTGCAATATCAATATCCACCATATCCATCACCTGAATTCGCGCATCCCGTTTTACCGACTACGCGAATGTTTTGAAACAGTGCCGGTGCTACAAACCGTGCCGAAACGTACCTTCAAGGATATCCCCAAATGCCTGACGCTGGCGCTGTGGGATGAGGATAATCAGAAGATGGTCGGGTTTTCTGCCTTAAGATAA
- a CDS encoding acyl-CoA oxidase yields MSDTTKLPEKEKTPLAARLRAVLDGDYSQSRDEARKFISRPSMAPVSPETPKEEHREQTLSWIKDMIAEGYTKLPYEKKYGGGGEREKYMNIVEVIAHQDMSLAVKQGVQFGLFGMSVETLGTDKHHAEYIPDIMTGDLLGGFAMTEVGGGSDVQGITTTAVYDHDTRSFTINTPDDDARKAYIGNAALHGEMMVVFAQLKMDKDSDESMGVHAFMVPIRDKNGDTKPGVKIEDCGHKIGLNGIDNGYLGFENVTVPYDSMLDRFAQIDEDGKYQSAIEKKSKRFFKMIGTLVTGRIFVSMISLSGTKNALTAAIDHAEERKVFGDTLMDKQATQMRILPHLAEAYAMHFMTRHMMEEYQNGNEYLETMAAAIKAKSSDAALKVVDEARLLGGAAGYMSETRFGALRNDMDVFRTFEGDNTVLRLLVARNQLTRFSKKFNNLSGIQKLAKGTALQMKSLFTKFNAESGKTDPTHFGDPNFQNKIFAARERAMMYALSSKLMKIAKAENPEVAANKCQTDMLEYADAYAERLMMQKFIKAVEAQKDPEVKELLKDVCDLYAVHTMRKNGLWYVENGLMKPQTTKALRRVERYLTEKIRPHAKTLTDAFGVPPAVLGCTLETDAKPAQPKKQAGGPRHG; encoded by the coding sequence ATGTCCGACACGACGAAACTCCCCGAAAAGGAAAAGACGCCGCTTGCCGCGCGTCTGCGCGCCGTTCTGGACGGCGATTACAGCCAGTCCCGCGATGAAGCGCGCAAATTTATTTCCCGCCCGTCCATGGCGCCGGTTTCACCGGAGACGCCGAAAGAGGAACACCGCGAGCAAACACTCAGCTGGATCAAAGACATGATCGCCGAAGGCTATACCAAACTGCCTTATGAGAAAAAATACGGCGGCGGCGGTGAGCGCGAGAAATATATGAATATCGTCGAAGTGATCGCGCATCAGGATATGAGCCTTGCCGTCAAACAGGGTGTCCAATTCGGATTATTCGGCATGAGCGTCGAAACGCTGGGAACCGACAAACATCACGCAGAATATATCCCCGACATTATGACGGGCGATCTGCTGGGCGGTTTCGCCATGACGGAGGTCGGCGGCGGATCAGATGTGCAAGGCATCACAACTACAGCCGTCTATGACCACGACACGCGCAGCTTTACCATTAACACCCCCGATGATGATGCCCGCAAAGCCTATATCGGCAATGCCGCCCTGCATGGGGAGATGATGGTTGTCTTCGCACAGCTGAAAATGGACAAAGACAGTGATGAATCCATGGGCGTTCACGCCTTTATGGTGCCGATCCGCGATAAAAACGGTGACACGAAACCCGGCGTCAAAATCGAGGATTGCGGCCACAAAATCGGGTTGAACGGCATTGATAACGGCTATCTGGGCTTTGAAAATGTCACGGTTCCCTATGACAGCATGCTCGACCGTTTCGCACAGATTGATGAAGACGGCAAATACCAAAGCGCCATCGAGAAAAAATCAAAACGCTTTTTCAAAATGATCGGCACATTGGTCACGGGACGGATTTTCGTTTCCATGATTTCGCTTAGCGGCACAAAAAACGCCCTGACCGCCGCCATTGACCATGCGGAAGAACGTAAGGTCTTCGGCGATACGCTGATGGATAAACAAGCCACGCAAATGCGCATCCTGCCGCATCTGGCCGAAGCCTATGCCATGCATTTCATGACGCGCCATATGATGGAAGAATATCAGAACGGTAATGAATATCTGGAAACCATGGCGGCTGCCATTAAAGCCAAATCCTCCGATGCCGCACTCAAAGTCGTGGATGAAGCGCGCCTGCTGGGCGGTGCTGCGGGATATATGTCCGAAACCCGTTTTGGCGCATTGCGCAATGACATGGATGTGTTCCGCACTTTTGAAGGTGACAACACGGTTCTGCGCCTATTGGTTGCCCGAAACCAGCTGACGCGCTTCTCGAAAAAATTCAACAATCTCTCCGGCATTCAAAAACTCGCCAAAGGTACGGCGCTGCAAATGAAGAGCCTGTTCACGAAATTCAATGCGGAAAGCGGCAAAACCGACCCGACGCATTTCGGCGACCCCAACTTCCAAAACAAGATTTTCGCCGCACGCGAACGCGCGATGATGTATGCGCTCAGTTCCAAACTGATGAAAATCGCCAAAGCGGAAAACCCGGAAGTCGCGGCCAATAAATGCCAGACCGATATGCTGGAATATGCCGATGCCTATGCCGAACGCCTGATGATGCAAAAATTCATCAAGGCTGTCGAGGCGCAGAAAGATCCCGAGGTCAAAGAATTGCTGAAAGATGTCTGCGACCTTTACGCTGTCCATACGATGCGTAAAAACGGGCTGTGGTATGTTGAAAACGGCTTGATGAAACCGCAGACAACAAAGGCTCTGCGCCGCGTCGAACGCTATCTGACCGAAAAAATCCGCCCGCATGCCAAAACTTTGACGGATGCTTTCGGTGTTCCGCCCGCAGTTCTGGGCTGCACATTGGAAACGGATGCGAAACCCGCACAACCGAAAAAACAGGCTGGCGGCCCGCGTCACGGTTAA
- a CDS encoding helix-turn-helix transcriptional regulator has product MPNRAVAAKELANIFKVLSHQDRIRIVEELRDGEKDVNTLCQLFELSPSRVSQHLSLMRAHRLIEERREGRHVFYHLVQPDIAKWIVDGLVFLEERLKTEGISQSAIEKARELWTADQKK; this is encoded by the coding sequence ATGCCTAACCGTGCCGTTGCCGCAAAAGAACTGGCCAATATCTTCAAAGTCCTGTCGCATCAGGACCGTATCCGTATTGTGGAAGAGCTGCGTGACGGCGAAAAAGACGTTAATACGCTGTGTCAGCTTTTCGAGCTATCCCCCTCAAGAGTCTCGCAACATTTAAGTCTTATGCGTGCGCACCGATTAATTGAGGAGCGCCGCGAAGGCCGTCATGTCTTTTATCATCTGGTGCAGCCCGATATCGCCAAATGGATCGTGGACGGACTCGTCTTTCTGGAAGAACGGCTAAAAACCGAAGGGATCAGCCAATCCGCAATCGAAAAAGCCCGTGAATTATGGACAGCTGATCAAAAAAAATAA
- a CDS encoding carbonic anhydrase, which yields MPNIVNGVVKFKQQVYPGKRELYEKLATGQSPEALFITCSDSRISPNLVTQTEPGELFICRNAGNIVPPHTKATGGTTATIEYAVAVLEVPHIVICGHTECGAMKGAMDPGSLKDLPHVSKWLAYSSAAVEIVKEIGGEFDEAARMRMLIEQNVLLQMVHLKTHPYVAARHAAGKLQIHGWVYDIRSGNVVAYDDKQNKFLPVEERYAQEIEKLTKNNIIQTC from the coding sequence ATGCCGAATATCGTGAACGGTGTCGTTAAGTTCAAACAACAGGTTTATCCCGGCAAGCGCGAACTGTATGAAAAACTGGCGACCGGACAATCACCGGAAGCCCTGTTCATTACCTGTTCGGATTCCCGCATTTCCCCGAATCTTGTCACACAGACGGAACCGGGCGAACTGTTTATCTGCCGCAACGCCGGCAATATCGTGCCGCCGCATACCAAGGCCACAGGCGGTACCACGGCAACCATCGAATATGCCGTTGCCGTGCTGGAAGTGCCGCATATCGTCATTTGCGGTCACACCGAATGCGGCGCCATGAAAGGTGCAATGGATCCGGGCAGCCTGAAAGATCTGCCGCATGTGTCGAAATGGCTGGCCTATAGCAGCGCTGCGGTTGAAATCGTCAAGGAAATCGGCGGCGAATTTGACGAAGCTGCACGTATGCGCATGCTGATCGAACAGAATGTCTTGCTGCAAATGGTGCATCTGAAAACGCATCCCTATGTTGCCGCCCGCCATGCCGCCGGAAAGCTGCAAATTCACGGATGGGTCTATGATATCCGATCCGGCAATGTTGTTGCCTATGACGACAAACAGAATAAATTCCTGCCGGTCGAAGAGCGCTATGCGCAGGAAATCGAAAAACTTACAAAAAACAACATCATACAAACCTGTTAA
- a CDS encoding SulP family inorganic anion transporter, whose amino-acid sequence MGIFNRETMRGDIFGGITAGVVALPLALAFGEASGAGPIAGLWGAIIVGFFAALFGGTKTQVSGPTGPMVVVFAGLFASLSGDPRLVFTAVILAGLFQILFGFLKFGQYIRLVPYPVISGFMSGIGCIIIALQVSRLFGYKPEGKSTISALKAIPDAVMHMNLTAAALAALTLLIVFLWPKNARVGQYIPSALAALVIGTLASLFFPGAPVLGDIPTGLPELIMPSFSKDTAFMVVEAALILAVLGAIDSLLTSLVADNMTRSRHDSDKELIGQGVGNTIAGFFGGIPGAGATMRTVINIRSGGTGKLSGMTHSLLLLAVVLLLAPFAQQIPHAVLAGILVKVGFDIVDWQYLRNAHRGPRWDLALMVLVLSLTVFVDLITAVIVGVVLAALAFVKQLADEQLATIGQESTHSITKAETKLLKTVEGKITIFDFDGPLSFGAAADAGHHFRERNQEHSAALILDFGRVPFMDVSAARAVETITCDAKKSGKTVYICGMKPKVAKILRGLEADCCMLPKFKFEKRIDAVRAAVKEVTDAAKNTG is encoded by the coding sequence ATGGGTATTTTTAACCGTGAAACCATGCGCGGCGATATTTTCGGCGGCATCACGGCGGGGGTTGTTGCCCTGCCGCTGGCGCTTGCTTTTGGAGAGGCTTCCGGTGCAGGCCCGATTGCGGGGCTTTGGGGCGCCATCATCGTCGGTTTTTTTGCCGCGCTTTTCGGCGGTACCAAAACACAGGTTTCCGGTCCGACCGGACCGATGGTCGTGGTTTTTGCCGGACTTTTCGCCTCGCTTTCCGGTGACCCGCGTCTGGTCTTTACGGCGGTTATTCTGGCAGGGCTGTTTCAGATATTGTTCGGGTTTTTAAAATTCGGCCAATATATCCGCCTTGTCCCCTATCCCGTTATTTCCGGCTTTATGAGCGGTATCGGCTGTATCATTATCGCTCTGCAGGTTTCGCGGCTGTTCGGTTACAAGCCGGAGGGCAAAAGCACAATCTCCGCCTTAAAAGCCATCCCCGATGCCGTCATGCATATGAACCTTACCGCCGCAGCGCTTGCAGCACTGACATTGCTGATCGTGTTCTTATGGCCGAAAAATGCGCGTGTTGGGCAGTATATTCCCTCTGCACTTGCCGCACTTGTCATCGGCACCCTTGCCAGCCTCTTTTTCCCCGGCGCGCCGGTTTTGGGCGATATTCCCACGGGACTGCCCGAACTCATCATGCCGTCTTTCTCCAAAGACACGGCCTTTATGGTCGTCGAAGCCGCGCTTATTCTTGCCGTTCTCGGTGCGATTGACAGCTTGCTGACCTCATTGGTCGCCGACAATATGACGCGCAGCCGCCATGATTCCGACAAAGAACTGATCGGTCAGGGTGTCGGCAATACCATTGCCGGATTTTTCGGCGGTATCCCCGGCGCAGGCGCAACCATGCGTACCGTCATCAATATCCGCTCCGGCGGCACGGGGAAACTCTCAGGCATGACTCATTCCCTGCTGTTATTGGCTGTTGTTTTGCTGCTTGCACCTTTCGCGCAGCAAATCCCGCATGCGGTGCTGGCCGGTATTCTCGTCAAAGTCGGCTTCGACATCGTTGACTGGCAGTATCTGCGCAATGCACATCGCGGCCCGCGCTGGGACTTGGCATTGATGGTGCTCGTACTGAGCCTGACAGTTTTCGTGGATCTCATCACAGCCGTCATTGTCGGTGTTGTTCTGGCGGCACTGGCCTTTGTCAAACAGCTGGCGGATGAGCAGCTGGCCACCATCGGCCAGGAATCCACGCACTCCATCACCAAAGCCGAAACAAAGCTGCTCAAAACCGTTGAAGGCAAAATCACGATTTTTGACTTTGACGGGCCGCTCAGTTTCGGTGCCGCAGCAGATGCCGGACATCATTTTCGTGAAAGAAACCAGGAACACTCTGCCGCGCTGATACTGGATTTCGGGCGCGTTCCCTTCATGGATGTTTCAGCGGCACGCGCTGTCGAGACCATCACCTGTGATGCCAAAAAAAGCGGCAAAACCGTCTATATCTGCGGTATGAAACCGAAAGTCGCCAAAATATTACGCGGATTGGAGGCGGATTGCTGCATGCTGCCGAAATTCAAATTTGAAAAACGCATCGATGCCGTCCGCGCCGCCGTAAAGGAAGTTACCGACGCCGCAAAAAATACAGGCTAG
- the ccsA gene encoding cytochrome c biogenesis protein CcsA, with translation MRHKLLFLAFAVLFLLTALLPRMAAAETPPAFNYQAFAEIPVLHGGRIRPLDSFARIQLRSLSDRDKTVEGDSAVEWLAQTIFTPYEALQKRVFLIRNPELKNMLKLPKRRGHLYSYGELSPGLDALRDTIARIAGTPQKDWTQAQNELIELQRNSHSFKQLLSAVSLLLPLAIDLPQDIREKTGAAPDAALTYLDAVKAEEHLKQRVIALHADKGAEIDRYTAQEIALVEAAFALEQIAREGVQSKLLRIIPPAAGESTQDWLSPWDAMLSGHISPQNAGLNDAWRALAAAYQAEDTAAWQGAAEKARDTGRQLAATQISTTRLAMELSYNRTAPLKKSALFYGLGFFLLIGFLLFPKVFPARKIVIATLGVGAFYHFSAIVVRVIVLMRPPVGTLYESVLFVGLICVLTGFLIEFRRRDNAGLLLAAISGAVLGLVSLGRLAGPDDMNVLVAVLNTNFWLTTHVLMITAGYAFAIITALIAHLVLYLRLFGRKEKSDLLLPALQKSALIALLFTATGTVLGGVWADQSWGRFWGWDPKENGALLIVLWLLWILHGRLSGHIRRLGMIAGMAFLNVIVALSWFGVNLLNVGLHSYGFIDSVFWSLTGFCTIETLIIGIPYLRLLKSGKERSA, from the coding sequence ATGCGTCATAAACTGCTTTTCCTTGCCTTTGCCGTCCTTTTTCTGCTGACAGCGCTGCTGCCGCGCATGGCAGCAGCAGAAACACCCCCGGCCTTCAACTATCAGGCTTTTGCCGAAATTCCCGTCCTGCATGGTGGACGCATCCGCCCGCTGGATAGTTTCGCACGGATCCAGCTGCGCAGCCTGTCAGACCGCGACAAAACCGTTGAGGGCGACAGTGCCGTGGAATGGCTGGCACAGACAATTTTCACGCCTTATGAGGCCTTACAGAAACGCGTCTTTCTGATCCGCAATCCCGAACTGAAAAATATGCTGAAACTGCCGAAACGGCGCGGCCATCTTTACAGCTATGGCGAATTATCACCGGGGCTGGACGCATTGCGTGACACAATTGCCCGTATCGCCGGAACGCCGCAAAAAGACTGGACGCAGGCGCAGAACGAGCTGATTGAACTGCAGCGCAACAGCCACAGCTTTAAACAGCTGCTCAGCGCCGTATCGCTGTTGCTGCCGCTGGCCATTGATCTGCCGCAGGATATCCGCGAAAAAACCGGCGCCGCACCGGATGCTGCGCTGACCTATCTTGATGCGGTCAAGGCGGAAGAACATCTGAAACAGCGCGTCATCGCGCTGCATGCGGATAAAGGCGCGGAAATAGACCGTTATACGGCACAGGAAATCGCCCTTGTCGAAGCCGCTTTTGCACTGGAGCAGATTGCCCGCGAAGGCGTACAAAGCAAATTGCTGCGCATTATCCCGCCCGCCGCAGGTGAAAGCACCCAAGACTGGCTGTCCCCTTGGGATGCGATGCTGTCGGGACATATCTCCCCGCAAAATGCCGGTTTAAACGACGCATGGCGTGCGCTTGCCGCCGCCTATCAGGCCGAAGATACCGCTGCATGGCAAGGTGCTGCGGAAAAGGCACGCGATACGGGCCGGCAGCTTGCCGCCACGCAAATTTCCACCACCCGCCTTGCGATGGAGCTGTCTTATAACCGTACCGCCCCTTTGAAGAAAAGCGCCCTGTTTTACGGGCTTGGTTTTTTCCTGCTGATCGGTTTTCTGCTGTTCCCGAAAGTTTTTCCGGCACGCAAAATCGTTATCGCAACGCTGGGGGTCGGTGCCTTTTATCATTTTTCGGCCATCGTCGTGCGCGTTATTGTGTTGATGCGCCCGCCTGTCGGCACACTTTATGAATCCGTTTTATTTGTCGGGCTGATTTGCGTATTGACCGGATTTCTTATTGAGTTCCGCCGCCGCGACAATGCCGGATTACTGCTTGCCGCCATATCCGGCGCGGTGCTGGGACTGGTCAGTCTGGGGCGGCTGGCAGGGCCGGACGATATGAATGTGCTGGTCGCCGTGCTGAATACGAATTTTTGGCTGACAACCCATGTGCTGATGATTACGGCAGGATATGCCTTCGCCATCATCACGGCGCTGATTGCGCATCTGGTGCTGTATCTGCGGCTTTTCGGACGGAAAGAAAAATCCGATCTGCTGCTGCCCGCTCTGCAAAAATCCGCTTTGATTGCCTTGCTGTTTACCGCGACAGGAACGGTTCTTGGCGGTGTCTGGGCCGACCAGTCATGGGGGCGTTTCTGGGGCTGGGATCCGAAGGAGAACGGCGCGCTGCTGATCGTGTTGTGGCTGTTATGGATTCTGCACGGGCGGCTGTCGGGGCATATCCGCCGCCTCGGCATGATTGCGGGGATGGCTTTCTTGAATGTCATTGTCGCGCTGTCATGGTTCGGCGTAAATCTGCTGAATGTCGGCTTACATTCCTACGGCTTTATCGATTCCGTCTTCTGGTCGCTGACAGGTTTCTGCACAATTGAAACGCTCATTATCGGCATTCCCTATCTGCGCCTGCTAAAATCAGGAAAAGAGCGCAGCGCATGA